Proteins encoded in a region of the Candidatus Zixiibacteriota bacterium genome:
- a CDS encoding AMP-binding protein — MIIKFKNLYLKAPRPVKESVRLIPFGFRMGAAYRRTLRFLVASDKWGHDQYRAYQERELARLLNLAIRYVPHYKRYDSLLSRPPFDILREIEPVTKSEIQRDLDSFVLPESMRGKHYVAYTGGSSGHPLKMFLNNDVAEIEWAYMVAQWMRAGYRPGDKRVSFRGVEFKNDRESTVRQNPVYNEILLSPFDMTDENLARYVKVIKKQKPKFLRGYPSALMILSRYIEQNQITDLPELTALLCSSEGFTDELRQMLERVFRTRFYSWYGMTEKAVLAGECEKSTSYHVFPQYGITEIMDAEGNLSSEPGCEGEIVGTGFLNRAMPF; from the coding sequence ATGATTATCAAATTCAAGAATCTTTATCTCAAGGCTCCCCGCCCTGTGAAGGAATCTGTTCGGCTGATACCATTCGGATTTCGCATGGGTGCGGCATACAGACGGACCCTTCGGTTTCTGGTGGCTTCCGATAAGTGGGGACACGATCAATACAGGGCTTATCAGGAACGAGAACTGGCGAGACTTCTGAATTTGGCGATCCGATACGTACCACATTACAAACGCTACGACAGTCTCCTCTCGAGGCCTCCTTTTGACATCCTCCGGGAGATTGAGCCGGTCACAAAGAGCGAAATTCAGCGTGATCTCGACAGCTTTGTATTGCCTGAGAGCATGAGAGGCAAGCATTACGTCGCCTACACCGGTGGAAGTTCTGGCCATCCACTGAAGATGTTCCTGAACAATGATGTGGCTGAAATTGAGTGGGCGTATATGGTTGCGCAATGGATGCGGGCGGGATATCGACCCGGTGACAAACGGGTATCATTTCGGGGTGTTGAATTTAAGAACGATAGAGAATCGACTGTCAGGCAGAATCCGGTCTACAACGAAATACTCTTGTCCCCGTTTGATATGACTGATGAGAATCTTGCTCGATATGTGAAAGTGATAAAGAAGCAAAAACCGAAATTTCTGCGAGGTTACCCGTCGGCGCTGATGATCTTATCCAGATACATCGAGCAGAATCAGATCACCGATCTGCCGGAATTGACTGCGCTGCTCTGCAGCTCCGAGGGATTTACCGATGAGCTGAGACAAATGCTCGAGAGAGTATTCAGGACCAGATTCTATTCCTGGTATGGCATGACGGAGAAGGCGGTGCTTGCCGGTGAATGCGAGAAATCGACAAGCTACCATGTCTTTCCCCAATATGGCATAACAGAAATAATGGATGCTGAGGGTAATTTGTCATCTGAACCGGGATGCGAAGGTGAGATTGTCGGGACTGGTTTTCTCAATCGAGCCATGCCATTCAT
- a CDS encoding DUF362 domain-containing protein has protein sequence MLVSVWQNKDAFYPGAAPFHPSENYPEMIFSEIGKEPNYIYRGVRELFRLQGLDKVNQNQPSWNPLGELISPGETVLIKPNLIKENHPRDPEGWLYMMTHGSVIRAVCDYVVKALEGIGKIVIADAPQTDSSFAEICKLLDLRELEQFYKSKGVEFDLVDLRKFEWKSVDDVIVSRRDLVGDPEGYVKFDLGKDSLFFGHAGEGHYYGADYDTSEINIHHSGSRQEYVISGSAIKCDVFINLPKLKTHKKTGVTISLKNLVGINGDKNFLPHYTEGTPSSGGDQFPDGTIGRSLEAAGLRTFRKAALTAPGVGPWAYRQAKRIGQRFLGKTTDVVRSGNWYGNDTAWRMCLDLNRILIYGNSDGTFRRSDAERRRYISIIDGIVAGEGDGPIDVDPVAAGVLAFGTDPVCVDAVAATIMGLDPRKLAVINGGFMLDSLKITGETLDTIDIASNVSSWQGNISEIDRAAVMNFRPHFGWQGHIEIDR, from the coding sequence ATGTTGGTATCTGTTTGGCAGAATAAGGATGCCTTCTATCCCGGGGCAGCACCGTTCCACCCATCAGAGAATTATCCGGAGATGATATTCTCTGAGATCGGGAAAGAGCCGAATTATATCTACCGGGGGGTGCGGGAGTTATTCCGGCTGCAAGGTCTCGACAAGGTCAATCAGAATCAGCCCTCCTGGAATCCATTGGGAGAGTTAATCAGTCCGGGCGAAACTGTCCTGATAAAACCGAATCTGATCAAAGAGAATCATCCGAGGGATCCGGAAGGCTGGCTCTATATGATGACGCATGGGTCAGTGATCAGGGCTGTCTGCGATTATGTGGTGAAGGCGCTTGAGGGGATAGGCAAGATTGTGATTGCGGACGCTCCTCAGACTGACTCGTCCTTCGCCGAAATATGCAAACTGCTTGATCTTCGCGAATTGGAACAGTTCTACAAATCGAAGGGCGTCGAGTTCGATCTCGTAGATTTGCGTAAGTTCGAATGGAAATCGGTAGATGATGTCATCGTGTCTCGCAGAGATCTTGTGGGCGATCCGGAAGGATACGTGAAGTTCGATCTCGGCAAAGACAGCCTCTTCTTTGGTCATGCAGGTGAAGGGCATTATTATGGCGCTGATTACGATACATCGGAAATCAACATCCATCATTCCGGATCGAGGCAGGAGTATGTAATATCGGGCTCAGCGATCAAGTGTGATGTTTTCATCAACCTGCCGAAACTCAAGACTCACAAGAAAACCGGTGTCACTATCAGCCTCAAAAATCTGGTCGGTATAAATGGCGACAAGAACTTCCTGCCACACTACACTGAGGGGACACCGTCATCGGGCGGCGATCAGTTTCCGGATGGCACTATCGGAAGGAGTCTCGAAGCGGCTGGTCTGAGGACATTTCGAAAGGCGGCGCTCACAGCTCCCGGCGTCGGTCCCTGGGCTTACAGACAAGCCAAAAGAATCGGCCAGCGGTTTCTGGGAAAGACCACTGATGTGGTCCGGTCAGGAAACTGGTACGGAAACGACACCGCGTGGAGGATGTGTCTCGACTTGAACCGTATTCTCATATATGGCAACTCCGACGGAACTTTCCGGCGGTCAGACGCTGAGCGAAGGCGCTATATCTCTATAATCGACGGGATTGTAGCAGGCGAAGGTGACGGTCCGATAGATGTTGATCCTGTAGCTGCGGGGGTTCTCGCGTTCGGAACCGATCCTGTTTGCGTGGATGCCGTTGCCGCGACCATAATGGGGCTCGATCCGCGCAAGCTGGCTGTCATCAATGGCGGCTTCATGCTCGACAGTCTCAAGATAACCGGGGAAACTCTCGATACGATAGATATAGCGAGCAATGTCAGTAGCTGGCAAGGTAACATCAGTGAGATCGATCGAGCTGCCGTGATGAATTTCAGGCCGCATTTCGGCTGGCAGGGGCATATAGAAATTGACCGATAA
- a CDS encoding metallophosphoesterase, whose product MRFALFGFGVIAIIGALVILQLQFLNRNWWNVKLIRRLVWVVIVMAFLGWTILGIGMYLSSNIAIAIGAICGSLMLVTLVALIISLPFSGILNTIANRLKKRDRAYDGAVSAGRPVSRRTFLHRTAAVFPMAALGAGSGGFAASFSNVKVFELPLYYSDLPPQLDGFRILHLSDLHLGRYFQLTDLENVLTDAEQFRPDLVLLTGDICDVPKQLPETLRMISASKPRAGCAASIGNHEYYHGLKLSLDVHAHSDVPLFINNGFTLDIDGAGLYLCGADDPARLFADIDDFLGDTVRRSLDGAPFDAFKIIMSHRPRGFVMAADLGTELTLSGHTHGGQIAFRGKSMFETTDPPNFYWGHYRRGGSQLYTSSGVGHWFPFRLGCPAEAPVIVLRNSEQLT is encoded by the coding sequence ATGCGGTTTGCACTATTTGGATTCGGAGTAATCGCCATAATCGGAGCGCTGGTAATTCTCCAGCTTCAATTTCTCAACAGGAACTGGTGGAATGTAAAGCTGATCAGGCGCCTGGTCTGGGTTGTGATAGTAATGGCGTTTCTCGGGTGGACCATATTGGGGATCGGTATGTACCTATCTTCCAATATCGCGATAGCCATCGGCGCAATTTGTGGATCACTGATGCTTGTGACTCTGGTCGCGCTGATAATATCTCTCCCATTCTCGGGAATTCTGAACACTATAGCGAATCGTCTGAAAAAGCGTGATCGTGCGTATGATGGAGCGGTCTCGGCCGGGCGACCCGTGAGCCGACGCACTTTCCTGCATAGAACCGCAGCGGTTTTTCCCATGGCCGCGCTCGGAGCCGGCTCAGGCGGGTTTGCAGCTTCGTTTTCAAATGTGAAAGTGTTCGAACTGCCGCTCTACTACAGCGATCTCCCCCCGCAGCTCGATGGCTTCAGAATTCTACATTTGTCGGACCTCCACCTCGGTCGATATTTCCAGTTGACAGATCTCGAGAATGTTCTGACAGATGCAGAGCAGTTCAGACCGGATCTCGTGCTTCTGACCGGCGATATATGTGACGTGCCGAAGCAACTTCCAGAGACTTTGCGAATGATATCCGCGTCGAAACCGCGCGCTGGTTGCGCCGCATCTATTGGCAACCACGAGTACTATCACGGTTTGAAGCTATCTTTGGATGTTCATGCCCACAGCGATGTACCATTATTCATAAACAATGGCTTTACTCTCGATATCGATGGAGCAGGTCTGTACCTGTGTGGTGCGGACGACCCGGCACGGCTTTTCGCGGACATCGACGACTTCCTGGGCGACACGGTCCGTCGGAGCCTCGACGGAGCACCATTTGATGCATTCAAGATCATCATGTCTCACCGTCCTCGCGGATTCGTCATGGCCGCAGATCTTGGAACGGAACTTACTCTCTCAGGTCACACTCACGGCGGCCAGATCGCCTTCCGCGGGAAATCCATGTTCGAGACCACCGATCCGCCAAACTTCTACTGGGGTCACTATAGAAGAGGCGGCTCACAGCTTTACACATCTTCCGGAGTTGGGCACTGGTTTCCGTTCAGACTCGGCTGTCCTGCCGAAGCGCCGGTGATTGTGCTACGGAATTCTGAGCAACTGACATAG
- a CDS encoding response regulator: MNKNQVLIVDDNPNMSALLSDMLDVFDFSSEQAVGGVQALEMLSKGEFSMVITDLRMPEMSGSQLLQTIKEKYPGLPVIVISGYNLAEEEDTMLAELADEFINKPFRMDDIERVLQKFFNA; this comes from the coding sequence ATGAACAAGAATCAAGTGCTGATCGTAGATGACAACCCGAACATGTCGGCACTCCTGTCCGATATGCTCGACGTTTTTGATTTCAGTTCGGAGCAGGCAGTTGGGGGTGTGCAAGCTCTTGAAATGCTTTCCAAGGGTGAGTTCTCAATGGTGATTACCGATCTCAGAATGCCTGAGATGTCTGGTTCACAACTTCTCCAGACCATCAAGGAGAAGTATCCGGGATTGCCTGTTATCGTCATATCCGGGTACAATCTTGCAGAAGAAGAGGACACCATGCTTGCGGAACTTGCTGACGAGTTTATAAACAAGCCATTTCGCATGGACGACATCGAACGCGTTCTACAGAAGTTCTTCAACGCGTAA
- the hflX gene encoding GTPase HflX translates to MRRYLYYPTQDQLVEKAILVGVKVPPASDFEFQESLRELSSLVISAGAEVVSTVTQNRARIDPTFFVGKGKVNEIGDGIAEHGGNLVVFDDQLSPAQVRNLERELDVKVIDRGALILDIFGRRATTNEAQVQVELAQLEYMLPRLTRQWSHFSKHVGGIGTRGPGETQLESDRRLTRKRIQALSDRLMKIDRAREVQRRRRRNLFNVCLVGYTNAGKSTLFNALTNEKVWVENMLFCTLDSTSRAYYIGDGRKVIFTDTVGFIRKLPHQLVASFRATLDEVRYADLLVHVVDFAHPHYVRRISDVDEVLTELGAQTIPRITVFNKIDASSEAYLDFGQLVVPESNKFFISATKRIGLDLLIKRIAYLAENSKGKVLHQGSRDEQESSADRR, encoded by the coding sequence ATGAGGAGGTATTTGTACTACCCTACGCAAGATCAGCTCGTTGAGAAAGCGATTCTGGTTGGCGTGAAGGTTCCGCCTGCGTCTGACTTCGAATTCCAGGAGTCGCTGCGCGAGCTCTCCTCACTGGTTATCTCGGCCGGAGCCGAGGTTGTCTCCACAGTCACACAGAATAGAGCCCGGATCGATCCGACGTTTTTTGTAGGTAAGGGGAAGGTCAACGAGATCGGTGACGGCATAGCCGAGCATGGCGGAAATCTGGTTGTGTTTGATGATCAGCTTTCGCCGGCTCAGGTGAGGAATCTCGAGAGGGAACTCGACGTCAAGGTAATCGATCGTGGCGCGCTCATCCTGGATATATTTGGAAGACGTGCGACAACCAATGAAGCTCAGGTGCAGGTCGAACTGGCACAACTTGAATACATGCTCCCCAGACTTACTCGGCAGTGGTCGCATTTCTCGAAACATGTTGGCGGAATCGGCACAAGGGGGCCGGGTGAAACGCAGCTTGAGAGTGACCGTAGATTGACACGTAAACGGATTCAGGCTCTTTCGGATCGTCTTATGAAGATCGACAGAGCGAGGGAGGTTCAGCGCAGGCGGCGAAGGAATCTCTTCAATGTTTGCCTCGTCGGATATACGAACGCCGGCAAATCAACTCTCTTTAACGCGCTCACAAATGAGAAAGTATGGGTCGAGAACATGCTGTTCTGCACACTCGACTCAACATCGAGAGCTTATTATATTGGTGATGGGCGGAAAGTCATCTTCACCGATACGGTTGGATTCATCAGGAAACTGCCGCATCAGTTGGTTGCGTCATTTCGCGCGACTCTTGACGAGGTTCGATATGCGGATCTTCTGGTTCACGTCGTCGATTTCGCGCATCCGCATTATGTCAGAAGGATTTCTGATGTCGATGAGGTGCTTACAGAGCTGGGAGCGCAGACAATCCCGAGAATCACAGTTTTTAACAAGATCGACGCCTCATCCGAGGCCTATCTTGATTTCGGTCAACTTGTTGTGCCTGAATCGAATAAGTTCTTTATCTCGGCGACCAAAAGAATCGGTCTCGATCTCCTGATTAAGAGAATTGCATATCTGGCCGAAAACTCTAAGGGAAAAGTATTGCATCAAGGAAGCCGGGATGAACAAGAATCAAGTGCTGATCGTAGATGA
- a CDS encoding RNA-binding S4 domain-containing protein: MRLDDYISTVRIVKRRTMAKLMIEGGKVKINGKSVKPAHPVRIGDIIRVTSGENKIDIEVIDIPMRSVRKDECEKFYKRLI, translated from the coding sequence ATGCGTCTCGACGACTACATTTCGACCGTCAGAATTGTCAAGCGGCGCACTATGGCCAAACTGATGATTGAAGGCGGAAAGGTAAAGATTAATGGAAAGTCTGTAAAGCCTGCTCATCCGGTTAGGATTGGTGACATCATCAGAGTGACCTCAGGGGAAAACAAAATAGATATCGAGGTGATCGACATACCTATGCGGTCGGTACGCAAAGATGAATGCGAGAAGTTCTACAAGAGATTGATCTGA
- a CDS encoding peptidylprolyl isomerase codes for MKRINGVRFAILVTAAIMIMSGIAASSEVIDEISAVVGDYVILKSEVDFQAQLYAMQQQQRLSPEESAELKEQLLEQMVNDKLILVKALKDTSITVSSDQIEEALDLKLQELKSRFSSQSEFENQMRTEGLTYRELKTKFREEMRNQLYKDKLISRELAKVTISPTELQTFFGRYKDSLPLQPEAVKLAHILLRVTASQATIDSARVKAYSIKGMLDAGADFEQLAKEYSDDPSAADGGDLGYFGKGDLVPEFENVAFALPIGDVSDVVGTQYGFHIIKCIDKQGDRVRCQHILCMAKATDSDKAAIIRFADSLRSLAEGGADFGELVKEYSVDEETKKQGGELGWFVTSDLTPEFAKAIGGLNVGDISPPTESQFGIHVLKVLDRQKSRTWSIDEDRERLKDLARRQKTETVVASLLAEIRSETYVDIR; via the coding sequence ATGAAGAGAATTAACGGAGTGAGGTTTGCGATCCTTGTGACTGCCGCGATAATGATCATGTCGGGCATTGCGGCATCGAGCGAGGTCATTGATGAGATCTCCGCTGTCGTTGGAGACTATGTGATTCTGAAGTCGGAAGTCGATTTCCAGGCGCAATTGTACGCAATGCAGCAGCAGCAGAGGCTTAGTCCTGAAGAATCGGCGGAGCTGAAGGAGCAGTTGCTCGAACAGATGGTGAACGACAAGCTCATCCTGGTAAAAGCATTGAAGGACACCTCTATCACGGTATCCTCTGATCAAATAGAGGAGGCTCTCGACCTCAAGCTCCAGGAACTCAAGAGCAGGTTTTCGTCTCAGTCGGAATTCGAGAATCAGATGCGCACAGAGGGTCTCACCTACCGGGAACTGAAGACCAAGTTCCGTGAAGAAATGCGGAATCAGCTTTATAAGGACAAGCTCATCTCCCGTGAATTGGCAAAGGTCACAATCTCTCCAACTGAATTGCAGACGTTCTTTGGCAGATACAAGGACAGCCTCCCACTCCAACCTGAGGCAGTCAAACTCGCACATATTCTGTTAAGGGTCACGGCAAGCCAGGCAACCATAGATTCGGCCCGGGTGAAAGCGTACAGTATCAAGGGAATGCTCGATGCCGGCGCCGATTTTGAACAGCTTGCCAAAGAATACTCCGATGACCCGTCGGCCGCCGATGGCGGGGATCTCGGATACTTCGGCAAGGGCGATCTTGTTCCGGAATTCGAGAATGTTGCGTTTGCGCTGCCGATTGGAGATGTGTCGGACGTTGTCGGGACTCAATACGGTTTCCATATCATAAAGTGCATCGACAAACAGGGAGACCGTGTCCGCTGCCAGCACATCCTCTGTATGGCAAAGGCTACCGATTCCGATAAGGCAGCAATCATAAGATTTGCCGACAGTCTGAGGTCGCTTGCCGAAGGCGGGGCGGATTTCGGAGAACTTGTCAAAGAATACTCTGTCGACGAGGAAACGAAGAAACAGGGCGGAGAACTCGGTTGGTTTGTTACTTCTGATCTGACCCCGGAGTTCGCTAAAGCAATAGGGGGTTTGAACGTCGGCGATATCTCCCCGCCGACAGAATCGCAGTTCGGCATTCACGTGCTGAAGGTGCTCGACAGACAGAAATCGCGCACATGGAGCATTGATGAGGACCGAGAGAGACTTAAGGATCTTGCCAGGCGACAGAAGACCGAGACTGTCGTCGCCTCACTTCTCGCCGAGATCAGAAGTGAAACCTATGTCGATATCCGGTAG
- a CDS encoding peptidylprolyl isomerase, with translation MNCVIKSTLVIILFLLNGCGSGQDDVVATVGSSQITLGQVHDFDKLFPQRFASADDEFEAKKHYVDSLIDVRLLVIGAYQNDLDIDKEVLEIMEIQKPKFVLDELFKQKILSKMEVTDAEIKDFYEKLKEEVRVRHILVDRKDLADSLYGAITAGADFEQVARDFSLDHGSAMNGGDLGYQRWGVFLEDFQDQVFKMSKGQISRPFETMSGWHLAMMVDKRESDPGPLDQLQSMLRGRLQDRKRQKVMAEYLDGLIQRVEIRIDEATHQSLVTLVDKMYPDTIGGKYFRKSMVDDDLLQEYQKSEILAYYKGGEMTVEEYFKGIGSWPVNDRPELKDVEAIKNAIFNLNLEIFLSNEAQREELDKTESYMTLINSFKEDIMADRMRDVIAGNVAEIIDQDIYDYYDQHADEFVIPKKINIREIQIGDLALADSLRRLIDKGQDFGMLAGQHTVRIGMKELKGDLGAVPGYKYPTIFANAGNMRVGEVKGPFQTDGDKWSIIKVEGIESPKTSTIEEVAEEIRTRLAKERSETALESWLSKRRAETTIDVNYDLIWKTIDKDKYEEN, from the coding sequence ATGAATTGCGTAATTAAATCGACACTCGTTATTATTCTGTTTCTCCTGAACGGCTGCGGATCTGGCCAGGATGATGTAGTGGCGACTGTGGGAAGTAGTCAGATAACTCTCGGTCAGGTACATGATTTTGACAAACTATTTCCTCAGCGGTTTGCATCTGCCGACGACGAATTCGAAGCCAAGAAGCATTATGTCGACTCCCTGATCGATGTCCGGCTCCTGGTGATCGGTGCCTACCAGAATGATCTAGATATTGACAAAGAAGTGCTGGAAATAATGGAGATCCAGAAGCCTAAGTTCGTGCTGGATGAGCTTTTCAAGCAGAAAATCCTCTCGAAGATGGAAGTCACTGACGCCGAGATCAAAGATTTTTATGAGAAGCTTAAAGAAGAAGTCCGTGTTCGACATATTCTCGTGGATCGCAAGGATCTCGCAGACTCGCTATATGGAGCAATCACCGCCGGGGCTGATTTTGAACAGGTCGCCCGGGATTTCTCCCTTGACCATGGAAGTGCAATGAATGGTGGAGACCTCGGATATCAGAGGTGGGGAGTATTCCTTGAAGATTTCCAGGATCAGGTATTCAAGATGTCTAAGGGACAGATTTCGCGACCGTTTGAGACGATGTCCGGATGGCACCTTGCTATGATGGTAGACAAACGCGAATCTGATCCGGGACCGCTCGATCAGCTTCAGAGTATGCTTCGAGGGAGACTGCAGGACCGGAAACGTCAGAAAGTCATGGCCGAGTATCTGGATGGTCTCATACAGAGAGTGGAGATCAGGATTGATGAGGCAACTCACCAATCGCTTGTGACTCTAGTGGATAAGATGTATCCCGATACAATCGGTGGTAAGTACTTCAGGAAGTCCATGGTAGATGATGATCTGCTGCAGGAATATCAGAAGTCAGAGATACTTGCCTACTATAAGGGTGGGGAAATGACTGTCGAGGAGTATTTCAAGGGTATCGGCAGTTGGCCCGTCAACGATCGGCCGGAGCTCAAAGATGTCGAGGCAATCAAGAATGCTATTTTCAATCTGAATCTCGAAATATTCCTGTCGAATGAAGCACAGCGCGAGGAACTCGACAAGACCGAGAGTTACATGACTCTGATCAATTCCTTCAAGGAAGATATCATGGCCGACAGGATGCGCGATGTCATCGCTGGAAATGTTGCTGAAATCATCGATCAGGACATATATGACTATTACGACCAGCATGCAGATGAGTTCGTGATTCCCAAGAAGATCAACATTCGGGAAATTCAGATCGGCGATTTGGCGCTGGCTGACTCTCTGCGGAGATTGATCGACAAGGGGCAGGACTTCGGCATGCTCGCCGGGCAACACACAGTTCGAATTGGGATGAAAGAGCTGAAAGGTGATCTCGGCGCTGTCCCGGGTTACAAATACCCGACAATTTTCGCTAACGCCGGGAATATGAGAGTCGGAGAGGTCAAGGGACCATTTCAGACGGACGGCGATAAGTGGTCCATCATAAAGGTCGAGGGAATTGAGAGCCCCAAGACCAGCACGATCGAAGAGGTGGCCGAGGAGATCCGGACCAGACTCGCTAAGGAACGGAGTGAAACTGCACTGGAAAGCTGGCTGTCGAAGCGGAGAGCCGAGACCACTATTGATGTCAATTATGATTTGATATGGAAGACGATCGATAAGGATAAGTATGAAGAGAATTAA